The proteins below come from a single Lates calcarifer isolate ASB-BC8 linkage group LG11, TLL_Latcal_v3, whole genome shotgun sequence genomic window:
- the zc3h7a gene encoding LOW QUALITY PROTEIN: zinc finger CCCH domain-containing protein 7A (The sequence of the model RefSeq protein was modified relative to this genomic sequence to represent the inferred CDS: deleted 1 base in 1 codon) — protein sequence MSGACQDRRSRWQEIQKGLQFIQSTLPFPGSQEQYEVFIKDLVWNLFGEGNDVFKEGEWTKSIEMYTEALSIADYADSEEICVPTGLLEKLYANRAAAYLNVVPGLYDQALEDCEKALHLNEGNYKALYRKAKSLKEMGRHQEAYETVAKCSLAVPQDPSVTQLTQDLAKILGLKIRKAYVRSKPALNVLRGSNYQDASCEKFSHGSSSVEDIEIEVPQLTQDSSALASVPAPIQAPVAVHSPLNDSVVDELPPNNIISSVTPSEPPGFESVSLPVSVPTSATLPALTFVNGCRTAKPCPMLETSQDFDADIIGDDLDDLLDQAGPESGMVIPTVKGPLPLPTSIASGSSMSSAFLMPSHINPFLHSGAQPCTVTLPPLYHKSGSSTYFGMDTFDPLPPPLDSLDSLSMTDFKTDYAPSPFIPQLNNKESPMGMAVGMPEVKGLPAAVDLAKNPLAETHEFKQACSICYVKTGPGVLDYTLHTEEHKCKKDALLGRIKHSPDKTWKLIRPRPTKTQYVGPYYICKEVAVGKECLYPGHCTFAYCQEEIDVWTLERKGFISRELLFDPFGPNSNVRLTVPKILQEHHGIFMFLCGVCFDHKPRIISKTNKDDPSLCSHPVTKHDFEDHKCLVHILKENTVRYSKIRPLSPQCQLDLCRHEVRYGCVREDDCFYAHSLIELKVWMMQHELGITHESIVQEAKKFWNATASLQGVQLSSAQRRFGPPNLKMMFVCGQCWRNGQLSEADKNKKYCSAKARHTWAKDRRVVLVSSHERKKWTTVRPLPTKKPIPSQFEICMHVTAGKKCQYIGNCTFAHSVEERDLWTYMKENNIPDMDQLYEQWLQSQKPGWGEETSSNSIRENGKQIHMPTDYAEEVAGNHCWLCGKNCNSEKQWQQHITSEKHKDRVFNSEDDQNCWQYRFPTGTFKVCERFLKGTCTEDDFCKLAHGDQELKEWMERREFLLMKLAKAKKDHLIAPNDNDFGKYSFLLKDIK from the exons ATGTCCGGAGCGTGTCAGGACAGAAGGAGTCGCTGGCAGGAAATCCAGAAAGGCTTGCAGTTCATTCA ATCAACCCTCCCATTTCCTGGAAGTCAAGAGCAGTACGAG GTGTTCATTAAGGACCTGGTGTGGAATCTTTTTGGAGAAGGAAATGACGTGTTTAAAGAGGGGGAATGGACAAAATCCATTGAGATGTACACCGAAGCCTTGAGCATAGCGGACTATGCTGACTCTGAAGAAATCTGTGTTCCAACAGGTTTACTGGAAAAGCTGTATGCAAATCGGGCTGCAGCGTACCTAAATGTTGTTCCG gGACTGTATGACCAAGCATTAGAAGACTGTGAAAAGGCTCTCCATTTGAATGAGGGGAACTACAAAGCACTGTACAGAAAAGCAAAATCCTTGAAGGAGATGGGGAGACATCAAGAGGCCTATGAGACTGTTGCCAAATGTTCTCTAGCAGTGCCTCAG GATCCCAGTGTCACACAGCTGACTCAGGACCTTGCCAAAATTTTGGGATTGAAAATCCGTAAAGCTTATGTGAGGAGTAAG CCTGCCTTGAATGTTTTGCGAGGATCAAATTATCAAGATGCATCTTGTGAAAAG ttttcccaTGGCTCATCTTCAGTTGAAGATATAGAAATTG aaGTGCCTCAGTTGACCCAGGATAGTAGTGCGTTGGCTTCAGTCCCGGCTCCCATCCAAGCTCCAGTGGCAGTGCACTCACCTCTGAATGATAGC GTGGTGGATGAACTTCCTCCCAACAACATTATCTCATCTGTGACTCCGTCTGAGCCTCCGGGCTTCGAGTCCGTTTCCCTGCCTGTGTCTGTACCCACGTCAGCGACTCTTCCTGCCCTCACATTTGTAAATGGTTGCAGAACCGCGAAGCCTTGCCCGATGCTTGAAACCAGTCAAGATTTTGACGCAGACATTATAGGAGATGACCTAGATGATCTACTGGACCAAGCTGGCCCCGAATCAGGCATG GTTATACCCACAGTGAAGGGGCCTCTTCCCTTGCCTACCAGTATTGCCTCAGGCAGTTCCATGTCAAGTGCATTCCTGATGCCATCACACATCAACCCCTTTCTCCACAGCGGTGCCCAACCGTGCACCGTGACTCTGCCCCCACTGTATCACAAGTCAGGGTCAAGTACGTATTTTGGTATGGACACTTTTGACCCCCTGCCTCCACCACTGGACTCATTGGATAGCCTCAGCATGACAGACTTTAAAACAG ATTATGCTCCGAGTCCATTCATTCCACAG CTAAACAATAAGGAAAGTCCCATGGGGATGGCTGTGGGTATGCCTGAAGTGAAGGgccttcctgctgctgtggattTAGCAAAGAACCCCTTAGCTGAAACACATGAATTCAAACAAGCCTGCTCAATCTGCTACGTCAAAACTG GGCCCGGTGTGTTGGATTACACACTTCATACTGAAGAGCATAAATGCAAAAAGGACGCTTTACTCGGCAGAATCAAACATTCGCCAGACAAAACGTGGAAGCTAATTCGGCCCAGACCAACAAAAACCCAATATGTTGGACCTTATTACATTTGCAAAG aGGTGGCTGTTGGAAAAGAGTGCCTGTACCCTGGCCACTGCACATTTGCATATTGCCAGGAAGAGATTGACGTTTGGACTCTGGAGAGAAAAGGGTTTATCTCCAGGGAACTGCTCTTTGATCCTTTTGGACCCAACTCCAATGTCAGGTTGACTGTCCCCAAGATCTTACAGGAGCATCATGGGATattcatgtttctctgtggg GTATGCTTTGACCACAAACCCAGAATAATCAGCAAAACCAACAAAGATGACCCTTCACTTTGCTCTCATCCAGTGACAAAGCATGACTTTGAGGATCATAA GTGCCTGGTCCACATTTTGAAGGAGAATACAGTCCGTTATTCCAAAATCAGACCCCTGAGTCCCCAGTGCCAGCTGGATCTCTGTCGCCATGAAGTCCGCTACGGCTGTGTGAGAGAGGACGACTGCTTCTACGCCCACAGCCTCATCGAGCTGAAGGTCTGGATGATGCAGCACGAGCTCG GTATTACACATGAAAGTATTGTCCAAGAGGCAAAAAAGTTTTGGAATGCAACAGCTTCATTGCAAGGAGTCCAG CTTTCCAGTGCACAGAGGAGGTTTGGGCCTCCAAATCTGAAGATGATGTTTGTCTGTGGCCAGTGCTGGAGAAATGGCCAACTAAGCGaagctgacaaaaacaagaagtatTGCTCAGCCAAGGCAAGACACAC GTGGGCAAAAGACAGACGAGTAGTGCTTGTAAGTTCCCATGAAAGGAAAAAGTGGACAACAGTTAGACCGCTTCCAACCAAAAAGCCAATCCCCTCTCAATTTGAG aTTTGCATGCATGTGACAGCTGGCAAGAAGTGCCAATACATTGGGAATTGCACATTTGCTCACAGTGTGGAAGAAAGAGACCTTTGGACCTAcatgaaggaaaacaaca TTCCAGATATGGATCAGCTTTATGAGCAGTGGCTGCAGTCTCAGAAGCCTGGCTGGGGTGAGGAGACCTCCAGTAACTCCATCAGGGAGAACGGCAAACAGATCCACATGCCAACAGACTACGCTGAGGAAGTG gctgGCAATCACTGTTGGCTATGTGGTAAAAACTGCAACAGTGAgaagcagtggcagcagcatatcacttcagaaaaacacaaagacagagttTTCAACTCTGAGGATGATCAGAACTGCTGGCAGTATCGATTTCCCACAGGCACTTTCAAAGTTTGTGAGAG GTTCCTCAAAGGCACGTGCACAGAGGATGACTTCTGTAAGCTGGCACATGGGGATCAGGAGCTAAAAGAGTGGATGGAGCGCAGGGAATTCCTTTTGATGAAACTTGCCAAAGCCAAAAAAGACCATCTTATAGCACCAAATGACAATGACTTTGGAAAATACAGTTTTCTCCTTAAAGACATTAAATAA